The following coding sequences lie in one Homalodisca vitripennis isolate AUS2020 chromosome X, UT_GWSS_2.1, whole genome shotgun sequence genomic window:
- the LOC124369639 gene encoding G2/mitotic-specific cyclin-B3-like, translating into MKLAPAPAPALVLANKCKLTVKPKCMVSNSPNTRRSSGRRSTLGSSDGSLYMSALSDVLDEELTDMSTTEAQSLPVPLVNIDVECATYFYEIFEYLKSREEYFKIRDYMKMQKSLSPQARAILVDWMVEGQEHLELDHETLYLGVKLVDSYLSHIKVSKKSLQLVGAASLMIAAKYEQGMSPNIEDILSICDESYTLRNMTKMEVKILKVINFELGFPLSYMFLRTYARCSNTPLPLLTLARFVLEFTLMDYSVVFLSDSKLAAAALYIAFKMKKEQEWDDKLVNCTGYRIEDFIHIAHALNNILHQEPRQCIQAVRNKYSDKVFYEVAKIPLVDNKEL; encoded by the exons ATGAAATTG gCCCCAGCCCCTGCCCCCGCCCTCGTACTGGCCAACAAGTGTAAACTGACCGTGAAGCCCAAATGTATGGTCAGCAACAGCCCTAATACCCGCAGGTCTTCTGGACGTCGCAGCACCCTCGGAAGCAGTGACGGCTCCCTCTACATGTCTGCTCTCAGTGATGTGCTGGATGAAGAATTGACTGATATGTCGACCACAGAGGCTCAATCACTGCCAGTGCCACTGGTCAATATTGACGTGGAGTGTGCCACCtacttttatgaaatttttgaATACTTGAAGAGTAGAGAAGAGTATTTCAAAATCAGAGACTACATGAAGATGCAGAAAAGCCTAAGTCCTCAGGCGAGGGCGATCCTGGTGGACTGGATGGTGGAGGGCCAAGAGCACTTGGAACTTGACCACGAGACCCTGTACCTGGGTGTCAAGTTGGTGGACTCGTATCTCTCACACATCAAAGTCTCCAAGAAGAGTCTCCAGTTAGTGGGGGCTGCAAGTCTCATGATTGCCGCCAAATATGAACAAGGCATGTCACCTAACATTGAAGATATTCTGTCCATATGCGATGAATCATACACACTCAGAAACATGACGAAGATGGAGGTTAAAATTCTGAAGGTGATCAACTTTGAGCTTGGCTTCCCACTCTCATATATGTTCCTCAGAACCTATGCTAGGTGTTCCAACACCCCACTACCTTTGTTAACACTGGCCAGATTTGTCCTTGAGTTCACACTGATGGACTACAGCGTAGTATTTCTCTCAGACTCCAAACTGGCTGCTGCAGCGTTATACATAGCTTTCAAGATGAAGAAGGAACAGGAGTGGGATGACAAACTTGTGAACTGTACAGGTTACAGAATAGAAGATTTTATTCACATTGCTCATGCACTGAACAACATTCTCCACCAGGAGCCTAGACAATGCATCCAAGCTGTCAGGAATAAATACTCTGATAAAGTCTTCTATGAGGTGGCCAAAATTCCCCTTGTGGACAACAAGGAGTTATGA